A single region of the Ziziphus jujuba cultivar Dongzao chromosome 10, ASM3175591v1 genome encodes:
- the LOC107411979 gene encoding GDSL esterase/lipase At1g54790 isoform X2 produces MDSKTLIIQIITLISTLLSLAKAVDFDYPAVFNFGDSNSDTGELVAGLGWRLDLPNGQTYFKTPSGRPCDGRLVIDFLLDAMDLPFLNAYLDSIGLPSFREGSNFAAAGSTIRPANAASVSPFSFGVQVNQFLRFKKRVLQLLGKDKEIDKYLPMENFFEKGLYMFDIGQNDLAGAFYSKTFDEIVASIPSTLLEFETGLKRLYDQGARNFWIHNTGPLGCLPQNVAKFGTDRSKLDELGCVSSHNQAAKIFNLQLHALSKKLQGQYADSNFTYVDIYTIKYNLVGNYSRYGFEQPIMACCGYGGPPLNYDSRIACGQTSILNGTSVTAKGCNDSTEYVSWDGIHYTEAANQFVSSQILTGKYSDPPFSDKMPFLLKLKF; encoded by the exons ATGGATTCCAAGACCTTGATTATCCAAATTATCACCTTAATCTCCACTCTCTTATCTCTTGCAAAAGCTGTAGATTTCGATTATCCTGCAGTTTTCAATTTTGGTGATTCAAACTCTGACACTGGTGAGCTTGTTGCTGGTTTAGGGTGGCGCCTGGACCTTCCTAATGGACAGACATATTTCAAAACTCCATCTGGAAGGCCTTGTGATGGTCGTCTGGTTATAGATTTTCTCT TGGATGCAATGGATCTTCCATTCCTAAATGCCTATCTGGATTCAATTGGATTGCCCAGTTTCCGAGAAGGGTCCAATTTTGCAGCTGCTGGGTCTACTATACGCCCGGCAAACGCAGCATCAGTCAGCCCTTTTTCATTTGGAGTTCAGGTGAATCAGTTTCTTCGATTTAAGAAGCGGGTTCTTCAATTGCTAGGTAAAG acAAGGAAATTGATAAGTATCTGCCAATGGAAAACTTTTTCGAGAAGGGACTCTACATGTTTGATATAGGCCAGAATGATCTTGCTGGTGCATTTTACAGCAAAACCTTTGATGAGATAGTTGCCTCAATTCCCTCCACTTTATTGGAATTTGAAACAGGACTAAAG AGATTATATGATCAAGGGGCTAGGAATTTTTGGATACACAACACAGGTCCTCTTGGATGCTTGCCTCAGAATGTAGCCAAATTTGGAACTGACCGTTCAAAGCTTGATGAACTAGGATGTGTCAGCTCCCACAATCAAGCTGCAAAGATTTTCAATCTGCAGCTTCATGCTCTCTCTAAGAAATTACAGGGTCAATATGCAGATTCAAATTTTACATATGTTGATATTTATACCATAAAATACAACTTAGTTGGAAATTACTCTAGATATG GATTTGAACAACCTATAATGGCTTGCTGTGGATATGGAGGTCCACCATTGAACTATGATAGCCGAATTGCCTGTGGTCAGACAAGTATCTTGAATGGAACTTCAGTCACAGCCAAAGGTTGCAATGATAGCACTGAATATGTGAGTTGGGATGGAATTCATTACACAGAGGCTGCAAATCAGTTTGTTTCTTCACAAATACTCACTGGGAAATATTCTGATCCACCTTTCTCAGACAAAATGCCTTTCCTTCTTAAGCTCAAGTTTTAA
- the LOC107411961 gene encoding GDSL esterase/lipase At1g54790-like isoform X3, with amino-acid sequence MSFNRCSTFLYPVDAMELPFLNPYLDSIGMPSFQKGCNFAASASTILPSHAGSTCPFSFGVQVDQFVRFKTRVLELLPTATANKKIEKYIPVESFFQKGLYMFDIGQNDLTFAFYSKSLDEILLWIPNVLLEFETGIKKLYDQGARNFWIHNTGPQGCLPRNIAEFQTDPSKLDELGCVSFHNEAARVFNLHLHALCERLQNEYADVNVTYVDIFTIKSNLISNHFQYGFKEPIMACCGYGGPPLNYDNRNTCGHTGTSAAAKACSNSSEYVNWDGIHFTEAANQHIASQILTGKYSDPPVSDEMPFLLKI; translated from the exons ATGTCCTTTAATCGGTGTAGTACATTCTTATATCCAGTGGATGCAATGGAGCTTCCATTTCTAAATCCATATCTGGATTCAATCGGAATGCCAAGTTTCCAAAAAGGGTGTAACTTTGCAGCTTCAGCATCTACTATACTCCCATCGCATGCAGGATCAACCTGCCCATTTTCATTTGGAGTTCAGGTGGATCAGTTTGTCCGATTCAAGACCCGGGTTCTTGAATTGTTACCTACAGCTACAG CTAATAAGaagattgaaaaatatattccaGTGGAAAGTTTTTTTCAGAAGGGGCTCTACATGTTTGATATAGGCCAGAATGATCTGACTTTTGCATTCTATTCCAAATCACTGGATGAGATACTTCTCTGGATTCCTAACGttttattagaatttgaaaCAGGAATAAAG aaactATATGACCAAGGAGCTAGGAATTTTTGGATACACAACACAGGTCCTCAAGGATGCTTGCCTCGCAATATCGCCGAATTCCAAACTGACCCATCAAAGCTTGATGAACTAGGATGTGTCAGCTTCCACAATGAAGCTGCTAGAGTTTTCAATCTGCATCTTCATGCTCTGTGTGAAAGATTGCAGAATGAATATGCAGATGTAAATGTTACATATGTTGATATTTTTACCATAAAGTCGAACTTAATTTCAAATCACTTTCAATATG GATTTAAAGAACCTATTATGGCTTGCTGTGGATATGGAGGACCACCATTGAACTATGATAATCGAAATACCTGTGGTCACACTGGAACTTCAGCTGCAGCCAAAGCATGCAGTAACAGCAGTGAATATGTCAATTGGGATGGAATTCACTTCACAGAGGCTGCAAATCAACATATTGCTTCCCAAATACTAACTGGAAAATATTCTGATCCACCTGTCTCAGACGAAATGCCTTTCCTTCTGAAGATCTAA
- the LOC107411961 gene encoding GDSL esterase/lipase At1g54790-like isoform X4 yields the protein MELPFLNPYLDSIGMPSFQKGCNFAASASTILPSHAGSTCPFSFGVQVDQFVRFKTRVLELLPTATANKKIEKYIPVESFFQKGLYMFDIGQNDLTFAFYSKSLDEILLWIPNVLLEFETGIKKLYDQGARNFWIHNTGPQGCLPRNIAEFQTDPSKLDELGCVSFHNEAARVFNLHLHALCERLQNEYADVNVTYVDIFTIKSNLISNHFQYGFKEPIMACCGYGGPPLNYDNRNTCGHTGTSAAAKACSNSSEYVNWDGIHFTEAANQHIASQILTGKYSDPPVSDEMPFLLKI from the exons ATGGAGCTTCCATTTCTAAATCCATATCTGGATTCAATCGGAATGCCAAGTTTCCAAAAAGGGTGTAACTTTGCAGCTTCAGCATCTACTATACTCCCATCGCATGCAGGATCAACCTGCCCATTTTCATTTGGAGTTCAGGTGGATCAGTTTGTCCGATTCAAGACCCGGGTTCTTGAATTGTTACCTACAGCTACAG CTAATAAGaagattgaaaaatatattccaGTGGAAAGTTTTTTTCAGAAGGGGCTCTACATGTTTGATATAGGCCAGAATGATCTGACTTTTGCATTCTATTCCAAATCACTGGATGAGATACTTCTCTGGATTCCTAACGttttattagaatttgaaaCAGGAATAAAG aaactATATGACCAAGGAGCTAGGAATTTTTGGATACACAACACAGGTCCTCAAGGATGCTTGCCTCGCAATATCGCCGAATTCCAAACTGACCCATCAAAGCTTGATGAACTAGGATGTGTCAGCTTCCACAATGAAGCTGCTAGAGTTTTCAATCTGCATCTTCATGCTCTGTGTGAAAGATTGCAGAATGAATATGCAGATGTAAATGTTACATATGTTGATATTTTTACCATAAAGTCGAACTTAATTTCAAATCACTTTCAATATG GATTTAAAGAACCTATTATGGCTTGCTGTGGATATGGAGGACCACCATTGAACTATGATAATCGAAATACCTGTGGTCACACTGGAACTTCAGCTGCAGCCAAAGCATGCAGTAACAGCAGTGAATATGTCAATTGGGATGGAATTCACTTCACAGAGGCTGCAAATCAACATATTGCTTCCCAAATACTAACTGGAAAATATTCTGATCCACCTGTCTCAGACGAAATGCCTTTCCTTCTGAAGATCTAA
- the LOC107411961 gene encoding GDSL esterase/lipase At1g54790-like isoform X2, with the protein MASRTLFIQMIILSSFLLPFSNPADYNYPAVFNFGDSNSDTGGLVAGMGLLVGPPNGHKFFKTSSGRVCDGRLIVDFLMDAMELPFLNPYLDSIGMPSFQKGCNFAASASTILPSHAGSTCPFSFGVQVDQFVRFKTRVLELLPTATANKKIEKYIPVESFFQKGLYMFDIGQNDLTFAFYSKSLDEILLWIPNVLLEFETGIKKLYDQGARNFWIHNTGPQGCLPRNIAEFQTDPSKLDELGCVSFHNEAARVFNLHLHALCERLQNEYADVNVTYVDIFTIKSNLISNHFQYARYCLQDLKNLLWLAVDMEDHH; encoded by the exons ATGGCTTCCAGGACGTTGTTTATCCAAATGATAATCTTATCCTCCTTTCTCTTACCTTTTTCAAATCCCGCAGACTACAATTATCCAGCAGTTTTCAACTTTGGTGATTCAAACTCTGACACTGGTGGACTTGTTGCTGGTATGGGTTTGCTAGTGGGCCCTCCTAATGGACACAAATTCTTCAAAACCTCTTCTGGGAGGGTTTGTGATGGTCGTCTGATTGTAGACTTTCTCA TGGATGCAATGGAGCTTCCATTTCTAAATCCATATCTGGATTCAATCGGAATGCCAAGTTTCCAAAAAGGGTGTAACTTTGCAGCTTCAGCATCTACTATACTCCCATCGCATGCAGGATCAACCTGCCCATTTTCATTTGGAGTTCAGGTGGATCAGTTTGTCCGATTCAAGACCCGGGTTCTTGAATTGTTACCTACAGCTACAG CTAATAAGaagattgaaaaatatattccaGTGGAAAGTTTTTTTCAGAAGGGGCTCTACATGTTTGATATAGGCCAGAATGATCTGACTTTTGCATTCTATTCCAAATCACTGGATGAGATACTTCTCTGGATTCCTAACGttttattagaatttgaaaCAGGAATAAAG aaactATATGACCAAGGAGCTAGGAATTTTTGGATACACAACACAGGTCCTCAAGGATGCTTGCCTCGCAATATCGCCGAATTCCAAACTGACCCATCAAAGCTTGATGAACTAGGATGTGTCAGCTTCCACAATGAAGCTGCTAGAGTTTTCAATCTGCATCTTCATGCTCTGTGTGAAAGATTGCAGAATGAATATGCAGATGTAAATGTTACATATGTTGATATTTTTACCATAAAGTCGAACTTAATTTCAAATCACTTTCAATATG CTAGATATTGTCTGCAGGATTTAAAGAACCTATTATGGCTTGCTGTGGATATGGAGGACCACCATTGA
- the LOC107411961 gene encoding GDSL esterase/lipase At1g54790-like isoform X1, translated as MASRTLFIQMIILSSFLLPFSNPADYNYPAVFNFGDSNSDTGGLVAGMGLLVGPPNGHKFFKTSSGRVCDGRLIVDFLMDAMELPFLNPYLDSIGMPSFQKGCNFAASASTILPSHAGSTCPFSFGVQVDQFVRFKTRVLELLPTATANKKIEKYIPVESFFQKGLYMFDIGQNDLTFAFYSKSLDEILLWIPNVLLEFETGIKKLYDQGARNFWIHNTGPQGCLPRNIAEFQTDPSKLDELGCVSFHNEAARVFNLHLHALCERLQNEYADVNVTYVDIFTIKSNLISNHFQYGFKEPIMACCGYGGPPLNYDNRNTCGHTGTSAAAKACSNSSEYVNWDGIHFTEAANQHIASQILTGKYSDPPVSDEMPFLLKI; from the exons ATGGCTTCCAGGACGTTGTTTATCCAAATGATAATCTTATCCTCCTTTCTCTTACCTTTTTCAAATCCCGCAGACTACAATTATCCAGCAGTTTTCAACTTTGGTGATTCAAACTCTGACACTGGTGGACTTGTTGCTGGTATGGGTTTGCTAGTGGGCCCTCCTAATGGACACAAATTCTTCAAAACCTCTTCTGGGAGGGTTTGTGATGGTCGTCTGATTGTAGACTTTCTCA TGGATGCAATGGAGCTTCCATTTCTAAATCCATATCTGGATTCAATCGGAATGCCAAGTTTCCAAAAAGGGTGTAACTTTGCAGCTTCAGCATCTACTATACTCCCATCGCATGCAGGATCAACCTGCCCATTTTCATTTGGAGTTCAGGTGGATCAGTTTGTCCGATTCAAGACCCGGGTTCTTGAATTGTTACCTACAGCTACAG CTAATAAGaagattgaaaaatatattccaGTGGAAAGTTTTTTTCAGAAGGGGCTCTACATGTTTGATATAGGCCAGAATGATCTGACTTTTGCATTCTATTCCAAATCACTGGATGAGATACTTCTCTGGATTCCTAACGttttattagaatttgaaaCAGGAATAAAG aaactATATGACCAAGGAGCTAGGAATTTTTGGATACACAACACAGGTCCTCAAGGATGCTTGCCTCGCAATATCGCCGAATTCCAAACTGACCCATCAAAGCTTGATGAACTAGGATGTGTCAGCTTCCACAATGAAGCTGCTAGAGTTTTCAATCTGCATCTTCATGCTCTGTGTGAAAGATTGCAGAATGAATATGCAGATGTAAATGTTACATATGTTGATATTTTTACCATAAAGTCGAACTTAATTTCAAATCACTTTCAATATG GATTTAAAGAACCTATTATGGCTTGCTGTGGATATGGAGGACCACCATTGAACTATGATAATCGAAATACCTGTGGTCACACTGGAACTTCAGCTGCAGCCAAAGCATGCAGTAACAGCAGTGAATATGTCAATTGGGATGGAATTCACTTCACAGAGGCTGCAAATCAACATATTGCTTCCCAAATACTAACTGGAAAATATTCTGATCCACCTGTCTCAGACGAAATGCCTTTCCTTCTGAAGATCTAA
- the LOC107411979 gene encoding GDSL esterase/lipase At1g54790 isoform X5 → MDSKTLIIQIITLISTLLSLAKAVDFDYPAVFNFGDSNSDTGELVAGLGWRLDLPNGQTYFKTPSGRPCDGRLVIDFLCTFLTLLMASRACILLILTSFSICFPNAKSIHFNVPSVFNFGDSNSDTGALISAGIESINPPYGQNYFQKPSGRYCDGRLIIDFLMDAMDLPFLNAYLDSIGLPSFREGSNFAAAGSTIRPANAASVSPFSFGVQVNQFLRFKKRVLQLLGKDKEIDKYLPMENFFEKGLYMFDIGQNDLAGAFYSKTFDEIVASIPSTLLEFETGLKRLYDQGARNFWIHNTGPLGCLPQNVAKFGTDRSKLDELGCVSSHNQAAKIFNLQLHALSKKLQGQYADSNFTYVDIYTIKYNLVGNYSRYGFEQPIMACCGYGGPPLNYDSRIACGQTSILNGTSVTAKGCNDSTEYVSWDGIHYTEAANQFVSSQILTGKYSDPPFSDKMPFLLKLKF, encoded by the exons ATGGATTCCAAGACCTTGATTATCCAAATTATCACCTTAATCTCCACTCTCTTATCTCTTGCAAAAGCTGTAGATTTCGATTATCCTGCAGTTTTCAATTTTGGTGATTCAAACTCTGACACTGGTGAGCTTGTTGCTGGTTTAGGGTGGCGCCTGGACCTTCCTAATGGACAGACATATTTCAAAACTCCATCTGGAAGGCCTTGTGATGGTCGTCTGGTTATAGATTTTCTCTGTACATTTCTAACcctttta ATGGCTTCCAGAGCCTGTATTCTCCTGATCTTGACCTCATTTTCCATCTGCTTTCCAAACGCCAAATCCATTCATTTCAATGTTCCTTCTGTTTTCAACTTTGGTGATTCAAATTCCGACACCGGCGCTCTTATCTCTGCTGGGATCGAAAGCATTAACCCACCATATGGACAGAATTACTTCCAAAAACCATCTGGGAGATATTGTGATGGCCGTCTCATCATTGATTTTCTTA TGGATGCAATGGATCTTCCATTCCTAAATGCCTATCTGGATTCAATTGGATTGCCCAGTTTCCGAGAAGGGTCCAATTTTGCAGCTGCTGGGTCTACTATACGCCCGGCAAACGCAGCATCAGTCAGCCCTTTTTCATTTGGAGTTCAGGTGAATCAGTTTCTTCGATTTAAGAAGCGGGTTCTTCAATTGCTAGGTAAAG acAAGGAAATTGATAAGTATCTGCCAATGGAAAACTTTTTCGAGAAGGGACTCTACATGTTTGATATAGGCCAGAATGATCTTGCTGGTGCATTTTACAGCAAAACCTTTGATGAGATAGTTGCCTCAATTCCCTCCACTTTATTGGAATTTGAAACAGGACTAAAG AGATTATATGATCAAGGGGCTAGGAATTTTTGGATACACAACACAGGTCCTCTTGGATGCTTGCCTCAGAATGTAGCCAAATTTGGAACTGACCGTTCAAAGCTTGATGAACTAGGATGTGTCAGCTCCCACAATCAAGCTGCAAAGATTTTCAATCTGCAGCTTCATGCTCTCTCTAAGAAATTACAGGGTCAATATGCAGATTCAAATTTTACATATGTTGATATTTATACCATAAAATACAACTTAGTTGGAAATTACTCTAGATATG GATTTGAACAACCTATAATGGCTTGCTGTGGATATGGAGGTCCACCATTGAACTATGATAGCCGAATTGCCTGTGGTCAGACAAGTATCTTGAATGGAACTTCAGTCACAGCCAAAGGTTGCAATGATAGCACTGAATATGTGAGTTGGGATGGAATTCATTACACAGAGGCTGCAAATCAGTTTGTTTCTTCACAAATACTCACTGGGAAATATTCTGATCCACCTTTCTCAGACAAAATGCCTTTCCTTCTTAAGCTCAAGTTTTAA
- the LOC107411979 gene encoding GDSL esterase/lipase At1g54790 isoform X4, with the protein MKGWRLDLPNGQTYFKTPSGRPCDGRLVIDFLLDAMDLPFLNAYLDSIGLPSFREGSNFAAAGSTIRPANAASVSPFSFGVQVNQFLRFKKRVLQLLGKDKEIDKYLPMENFFEKGLYMFDIGQNDLAGAFYSKTFDEIVASIPSTLLEFETGLKRLYDQGARNFWIHNTGPLGCLPQNVAKFGTDRSKLDELGCVSSHNQAAKIFNLQLHALSKKLQGQYADSNFTYVDIYTIKYNLVGNYSRYGFEQPIMACCGYGGPPLNYDSRIACGQTSILNGTSVTAKGCNDSTEYVSWDGIHYTEAANQFVSSQILTGKYSDPPFSDKMPFLLKLKF; encoded by the exons ATGAAAG GGTGGCGCCTGGACCTTCCTAATGGACAGACATATTTCAAAACTCCATCTGGAAGGCCTTGTGATGGTCGTCTGGTTATAGATTTTCTCT TGGATGCAATGGATCTTCCATTCCTAAATGCCTATCTGGATTCAATTGGATTGCCCAGTTTCCGAGAAGGGTCCAATTTTGCAGCTGCTGGGTCTACTATACGCCCGGCAAACGCAGCATCAGTCAGCCCTTTTTCATTTGGAGTTCAGGTGAATCAGTTTCTTCGATTTAAGAAGCGGGTTCTTCAATTGCTAGGTAAAG acAAGGAAATTGATAAGTATCTGCCAATGGAAAACTTTTTCGAGAAGGGACTCTACATGTTTGATATAGGCCAGAATGATCTTGCTGGTGCATTTTACAGCAAAACCTTTGATGAGATAGTTGCCTCAATTCCCTCCACTTTATTGGAATTTGAAACAGGACTAAAG AGATTATATGATCAAGGGGCTAGGAATTTTTGGATACACAACACAGGTCCTCTTGGATGCTTGCCTCAGAATGTAGCCAAATTTGGAACTGACCGTTCAAAGCTTGATGAACTAGGATGTGTCAGCTCCCACAATCAAGCTGCAAAGATTTTCAATCTGCAGCTTCATGCTCTCTCTAAGAAATTACAGGGTCAATATGCAGATTCAAATTTTACATATGTTGATATTTATACCATAAAATACAACTTAGTTGGAAATTACTCTAGATATG GATTTGAACAACCTATAATGGCTTGCTGTGGATATGGAGGTCCACCATTGAACTATGATAGCCGAATTGCCTGTGGTCAGACAAGTATCTTGAATGGAACTTCAGTCACAGCCAAAGGTTGCAATGATAGCACTGAATATGTGAGTTGGGATGGAATTCATTACACAGAGGCTGCAAATCAGTTTGTTTCTTCACAAATACTCACTGGGAAATATTCTGATCCACCTTTCTCAGACAAAATGCCTTTCCTTCTTAAGCTCAAGTTTTAA
- the LOC107411979 gene encoding GDSL esterase/lipase At1g54790 isoform X3, producing MSMASRACILLILTSFSICFPNAKSIHFNVPSVFNFGDSNSDTGALISAGIESINPPYGQNYFQKPSGRYCDGRLIIDFLMDAMDLPFLNAYLDSIGLPSFREGSNFAAAGSTIRPANAASVSPFSFGVQVNQFLRFKKRVLQLLDKEIDKYLPMENFFEKGLYMFDIGQNDLAGAFYSKTFDEIVASIPSTLLEFETGLKRLYDQGARNFWIHNTGPLGCLPQNVAKFGTDRSKLDELGCVSSHNQAAKIFNLQLHALSKKLQGQYADSNFTYVDIYTIKYNLVGNYSRYGFEQPIMACCGYGGPPLNYDSRIACGQTSILNGTSVTAKGCNDSTEYVSWDGIHYTEAANQFVSSQILTGKYSDPPFSDKMPFLLKLKF from the exons aTGTCCATGGCTTCCAGAGCCTGTATTCTCCTGATCTTGACCTCATTTTCCATCTGCTTTCCAAACGCCAAATCCATTCATTTCAATGTTCCTTCTGTTTTCAACTTTGGTGATTCAAATTCCGACACCGGCGCTCTTATCTCTGCTGGGATCGAAAGCATTAACCCACCATATGGACAGAATTACTTCCAAAAACCATCTGGGAGATATTGTGATGGCCGTCTCATCATTGATTTTCTTA TGGATGCAATGGATCTTCCATTCCTAAATGCCTATCTGGATTCAATTGGATTGCCCAGTTTCCGAGAAGGGTCCAATTTTGCAGCTGCTGGGTCTACTATACGCCCGGCAAACGCAGCATCAGTCAGCCCTTTTTCATTTGGAGTTCAGGTGAATCAGTTTCTTCGATTTAAGAAGCGGGTTCTTCAATTGCTAG acAAGGAAATTGATAAGTATCTGCCAATGGAAAACTTTTTCGAGAAGGGACTCTACATGTTTGATATAGGCCAGAATGATCTTGCTGGTGCATTTTACAGCAAAACCTTTGATGAGATAGTTGCCTCAATTCCCTCCACTTTATTGGAATTTGAAACAGGACTAAAG AGATTATATGATCAAGGGGCTAGGAATTTTTGGATACACAACACAGGTCCTCTTGGATGCTTGCCTCAGAATGTAGCCAAATTTGGAACTGACCGTTCAAAGCTTGATGAACTAGGATGTGTCAGCTCCCACAATCAAGCTGCAAAGATTTTCAATCTGCAGCTTCATGCTCTCTCTAAGAAATTACAGGGTCAATATGCAGATTCAAATTTTACATATGTTGATATTTATACCATAAAATACAACTTAGTTGGAAATTACTCTAGATATG GATTTGAACAACCTATAATGGCTTGCTGTGGATATGGAGGTCCACCATTGAACTATGATAGCCGAATTGCCTGTGGTCAGACAAGTATCTTGAATGGAACTTCAGTCACAGCCAAAGGTTGCAATGATAGCACTGAATATGTGAGTTGGGATGGAATTCATTACACAGAGGCTGCAAATCAGTTTGTTTCTTCACAAATACTCACTGGGAAATATTCTGATCCACCTTTCTCAGACAAAATGCCTTTCCTTCTTAAGCTCAAGTTTTAA
- the LOC107411979 gene encoding GDSL esterase/lipase At1g54790 isoform X1 codes for MSMASRACILLILTSFSICFPNAKSIHFNVPSVFNFGDSNSDTGALISAGIESINPPYGQNYFQKPSGRYCDGRLIIDFLMDAMDLPFLNAYLDSIGLPSFREGSNFAAAGSTIRPANAASVSPFSFGVQVNQFLRFKKRVLQLLGKDKEIDKYLPMENFFEKGLYMFDIGQNDLAGAFYSKTFDEIVASIPSTLLEFETGLKRLYDQGARNFWIHNTGPLGCLPQNVAKFGTDRSKLDELGCVSSHNQAAKIFNLQLHALSKKLQGQYADSNFTYVDIYTIKYNLVGNYSRYGFEQPIMACCGYGGPPLNYDSRIACGQTSILNGTSVTAKGCNDSTEYVSWDGIHYTEAANQFVSSQILTGKYSDPPFSDKMPFLLKLKF; via the exons aTGTCCATGGCTTCCAGAGCCTGTATTCTCCTGATCTTGACCTCATTTTCCATCTGCTTTCCAAACGCCAAATCCATTCATTTCAATGTTCCTTCTGTTTTCAACTTTGGTGATTCAAATTCCGACACCGGCGCTCTTATCTCTGCTGGGATCGAAAGCATTAACCCACCATATGGACAGAATTACTTCCAAAAACCATCTGGGAGATATTGTGATGGCCGTCTCATCATTGATTTTCTTA TGGATGCAATGGATCTTCCATTCCTAAATGCCTATCTGGATTCAATTGGATTGCCCAGTTTCCGAGAAGGGTCCAATTTTGCAGCTGCTGGGTCTACTATACGCCCGGCAAACGCAGCATCAGTCAGCCCTTTTTCATTTGGAGTTCAGGTGAATCAGTTTCTTCGATTTAAGAAGCGGGTTCTTCAATTGCTAGGTAAAG acAAGGAAATTGATAAGTATCTGCCAATGGAAAACTTTTTCGAGAAGGGACTCTACATGTTTGATATAGGCCAGAATGATCTTGCTGGTGCATTTTACAGCAAAACCTTTGATGAGATAGTTGCCTCAATTCCCTCCACTTTATTGGAATTTGAAACAGGACTAAAG AGATTATATGATCAAGGGGCTAGGAATTTTTGGATACACAACACAGGTCCTCTTGGATGCTTGCCTCAGAATGTAGCCAAATTTGGAACTGACCGTTCAAAGCTTGATGAACTAGGATGTGTCAGCTCCCACAATCAAGCTGCAAAGATTTTCAATCTGCAGCTTCATGCTCTCTCTAAGAAATTACAGGGTCAATATGCAGATTCAAATTTTACATATGTTGATATTTATACCATAAAATACAACTTAGTTGGAAATTACTCTAGATATG GATTTGAACAACCTATAATGGCTTGCTGTGGATATGGAGGTCCACCATTGAACTATGATAGCCGAATTGCCTGTGGTCAGACAAGTATCTTGAATGGAACTTCAGTCACAGCCAAAGGTTGCAATGATAGCACTGAATATGTGAGTTGGGATGGAATTCATTACACAGAGGCTGCAAATCAGTTTGTTTCTTCACAAATACTCACTGGGAAATATTCTGATCCACCTTTCTCAGACAAAATGCCTTTCCTTCTTAAGCTCAAGTTTTAA